A single window of Nicotiana tomentosiformis chromosome 1, ASM39032v3, whole genome shotgun sequence DNA harbors:
- the LOC138904201 gene encoding uncharacterized protein, producing the protein MANDPNPQVQKRLDQIEKLQVEVDTVKAESEEWKKNMDRLSSEKQTARKQLASTEVQLRAAEEKILVEAKKIEELQSQLSSAVSGQENLARELEAAKSEFKVDVEAIQEQAKNMVKHARWEARREALERVHAQNFDILAEIENAKICEARAQKLAYPQEDSEGLSESKGGEDPEGEDVASDGDHAT; encoded by the exons ATGGCTAATGACCCAAACCCACAGGTCCAGAAGAGACTAGACCAGATCGAGAAACTTCAGGTGGAGGTGGACACGGTAAAGGCTGAGTCTGAGGAATGGAAGAAGAATATGGACCGCCTGTCCTCGGAAAAGCAGACCGCCCGAAAACAACTGGCTTCGACTGAGGTCCAGCTCCGGGCTGCAGAAGAGAAAATCTTGGTGGAGGccaagaagatcgaggagctCCAATCTCAGCTGAGTTCGGCTGTTTCTGGTCAAGAGAATCTGGCTAGGGAGCTCGAGGCGGCCAAGTCAGAG TTCAAGGTTGATGTCGAGGCGATTCAGGAGCAGGCTAAAAACATGGTGAAGCATGCAAGGTGGGAAGCTCGAAGAGAAGCCCTCGAGCGAGTCCATGCTCAGAACTTTGACATACTGGCtgaaatcgagaatgccaagaTATGTGAAGCTAGGGCCCAGAAGCTAGCTTATCCCCAAGAAGATTCCGAGGGCTTAAGCGAGTCCAAAGGCGGGGAAGATCCCGAGGGTGAAGATGTTGCCTCCGATGGGGACCATGCCACTTAG